Proteins encoded in a region of the Vitis riparia cultivar Riparia Gloire de Montpellier isolate 1030 chromosome 7, EGFV_Vit.rip_1.0, whole genome shotgun sequence genome:
- the LOC117917544 gene encoding salicylic acid-binding protein 2-like: MEVDRKQGRHFVLVHGACHGAWSWYKVKPRLEAAGHRVTALDMAASGINRKQIQEVHSMHEYSQPLLEMMAALPPNEKVILVGHSLGGLNLAVAMEKFPEKVSVAVFLTAFIPDTLHRPSYVLDQYVERTPNDAWLDTQFSPYGSSEKPQNSMFFGPEFTSTKLYQLSPIEDLELIYALARPASLFLEDLVELKKFSKEGYGSVTSVFIRCDKDEAIRKEFQQWMIENSGGVKEVMNIKDADHMAMFSKPEELCACLLEVAHKYVKLLFY, from the exons ATGGAGGTAGATCGGAAGCAAGGAAGGCATTTCGTGCTGGTTCACGGAGCTTGCCATGGAGCTTGGAGTTGGTACAAGGTCAAGCCACGGCTGGAGGCCGCCGGCCACCGCGTGACGGCGCTGGACATGGCCGCTTCCGGCATTAACAGGAAGCAAATCCAGGAGGTTCACTCAATGCATGAGTACAGCCAGCCGTTGCTGGAGATGATGGCGGCGCTTCCTCCGAATGAGAAGGTGATACTGGTGGGTCACAGCCTTGGGGGCTTGAATTTGGCGGTTGCCATGGAAAAATTTCCTGAAAAAGTATCAGTCGCCGTCTTCCTCACCGCCTTCATCCCCGACACACTGCACAGGCCCTCTTATGTCTTGGATCAG tATGTGGAAAGGACTCCAAACGACGCATGGTTGGATACTCAATTTTCACCTTATGGTAGTTCAGAAAAGCCTCAAAATTCAATGTTCTTTGGCCCCGAGTTCACCTCTACCAAACTGTATCAACTATCCCCTATTGAG gATTTGGAACTTATATATGCTTTGGCAAGACCAGCTTCATTGTTCTTGGAAGATTTGGTGGAATTAAAGAAATTCTCGAAAGAAGGATATGGTTCCGTTACTAGTGTTTTTATCAGGTGTGATAAGGATGAAGCTATAAGAAAGGAATTTCAACAGTGGATGATTGAGAACAGTGGAGGAGTGAAGGAGGTGATGAACATAAAGGATGCAGATCATATGGCAATGTTTTCTAAACCAGAAGAACTGTGTGCTTGTCTCCTTGAAGTGGCACATAAATACGTTAAACTTCTATTTTACTAG